The DNA segment AGAACCCTATAGGTATGTTCAGTTTCATCCTCCTCCACTCACTCACTACCTCTCCTACCTAAAGTCAATGAATTTAGACTTAAATGTTTGTTTCATCTGGCTAAAACCATGCCCTAGGAAAAATGTTCATACCTTTTAATCCAAAGCCTTTTGCTTTGACAACAAGGTGTAAACCTATCCCAGTTGTTTTAAagatacctgcaggttcctgggaCATGTTCTGCTActgtatcaagaaatctggtctgtTGGAAACAGTCTCCTGAGCCCCTCTTTGACCCTACCTATTTTCAAGCACATTTTGTAGGTTCACTCCTCTTGCCACAGGGGGCCCTCCAGATACACCAGCTCCAGCATCATCTTCGTGGATGCTAACCAGGCAAGTAATGGTACATTGATCTCAACCACAAGCCCACTAATAAAGGCACCATTATCTGTTAACTTTTATTAACATCTTTAGAGGATGGATGTATTCACCACCTCTGTTGAAGTAGGAGATATGATGCCTCAAGTACTTCTGAAGAAGACATCATCCATCTATTTGGCATGCTACCTCCCACTCCCAAGCTCCTGGGACATCAGTGCTGGTACCACCTTTCCACACTAGAGCAGACACCTATCGAGCAACTGGGACCTAATTTTCCAAACATGTCCCAGTAAAGAGCACATCTACTCTCATGTCTCACTCTTTCAGCCTTGTCTCTTTTTTACAACCAGGGTACTTATCTgttccattcttttttatttatttttattttttatttattagtttattatgtattcagtgttctgcctgcatgcatccctgcaggccagaagagggcaccagatcagatggttgtgagccaccatgtggttgctgggaattgaactcaggacctctggaagaacctctgagccatctctccagcccatctgtTCCATTCTTTCTGCCAGTCTTCTTTATTCCCATGGCTAGATCAGTTCATAGGGCTGGTGATAATCTATTATTTCCTTACCAGCCTTTCTTCTTACCCTCCTTAAGGAACAGATGCCTAAGGTCTCTAGGATGACAATTAGCTGCTTTTCCATTCATACCACCTGATAAGCCTGGGTCCACAGACTCCTATCTACCCCTTCCCCATGTTGTCCCATGCCTGCAGGAATTAGTCAGACTTGAATGTGTACCCATATACCCAAGAACTCTGGGATGTTTATGTGGAAGCTCCACCCAGCCTCATTCATCCCATTCCAGACCCCGCCCCCTCAGAAAGCCTATCAAGGGTCAATTCCTCCCCTGACAAGCATAGGACCGTGCCTACAATACGTATGATGCAATAACCCACCTGCCTCGTGGTATTCTACTTCCTCACTGAGGCCACCCAGGAGCTGCTTTGCACATTAACCCTAGACTTTTAATTTAGCTTGATCTGATTTATTGCATCTATAGAGAGACTTAATATCGGGGTATGGAAACATTTCaagtataaataagaaattattacatgaaggtttttaaaacaattggatgttattttaagaaaaatgtattctttaatgTGTCTTTTTACTGAAATTACTAGATAGCTTAGTTACAGTGTATTTTCACCACAATTTCCAGGTATCTAGTTAAAAAATAGCAGGTTTGGAGGGAGAGAGGCTTAAGCCGTCCCTAGGTGAGCCCTCCTTCCGTCAGGCCCCGGCCTGGGGTGCCCACCTTCCCTACAGCTGGACACCTGCCTTCAGACTTCGCCTTCTCACCCCCACCTGGTGGGGGTGATGGGTCGGGAGTGCTGGAGCCCGGCTGGGTGGACCCTCAGACTTGGATAAGCTTCTAAGGGCCTCCAGATGAGCCTAAAATCGGGCCAGGGGTTGTTGGGCCAAGCTCAGAAGTGTTGGGGATCTCCCCTTGTCCCCCGCCGTACGAATTCTGTGGAGGGATGGCATACTGTGGACCTCAGGTTGGACTGTGCCTAGTGCCCCAAGTTGACCTGGAGACTTCGCAGCCTGAGGATCAGGCAGGAGCGGAAAGCTACTCGGAGGGGGCCTCCCCTGAGCCCGGCACTGTCTTCCCGGGTGCCGTGAAGTTGGAGGAGGTGGAACCAAGTCCTGAGGAGTCCCAGGACATGAAAGATCTGCAGAAGGAGTTAGAGCAGTTTGCCAAGGTGCTGAAGCAGAAGAGGATCACCTTGGGGTACACCCAGGCCGAGGTGGGGCTCACCCTGGATGTTCTCTTTGGAAAGGTGTTCAGCCAGACCACCATCAGCTGCTTTGAAGCGCTGAAGCTCAGCTTCAAGAACATGTGCAAGCTGCGCTCCCTGCTGGAGAAGTGGGTAGAGGAAGCcgacaacaaagagaaccttcATGAGCTATGCAAAGCGGAGACCTGGGTGCACGCTGGAAAGAGAAAGCGGACGAGCATTGAGAACAGCTTGAGGGGGAACCTGGAGAGCatgtgaaagaccctacagaccccctcctcaaaacctgcagctagcatgctcccgggggaacgtcctgtttgctttaaaaaaactctccagatcagcagccagcctgctcccgtaagaacatcccatgtgcctgagagagcaagagatagagataggaagactgcaaggcaagctgtcaataagataggatatcaacaaagcaggttagctataagataggaacaggatgactgttgccaggcatccatgctgagagaggaaaccattcatgcccccgcctcattccggtcaaccaataaccatgcttttgcttctgtatacttgctttttgctcttccctataaaaagacctcccctcagtctgcaggcgcgcaaatcctccgaaagacttgctgcccgcaggtacctgtgtttactcaataaacctcttgctaattgcatcctgtggcctggtctcggagtgtcctggttctggggtcttcatcagagaggaaaggtcctctttGAGGGTCTTTCACATGTTTATGCAGTGCCCGAAGCCCACCCTTCAGCAGATAAGCATTATCACCAAGCAGCtgatcttaaccgctgagccatctctccagccagaaaTAAGTTTATTTTAACTATGTCATACTACTTGTTAAAATTAGTTTATCTTTTGCAGATGACACATTTTATACACTTTCGTTCTCATTCATGAGCCATACAGCTGAGTATCAATGTGACCAATTTTCTTCTCCTTGGCTTAACACAGGACCCCAGATGGAAGAACCTAGTGCTTGCcattttcctgttcttttatATGGGGACATTAGTGGGTAACTTGCTGATCATTGCTACCATCAAGACAAGTCAGGCACTTGGGAGTCCCATGTACTACTTCCTGTTCTACTTATCCTTGTCTGACACCTGCTTCTCTACAACTGTTGCCCCTAGAACCATTGTGGATTCACTTACGAAGGAGGCCACTGTCTCTTTTAGTGAGTGCTTAATACAAGTGTTTACTTTCCATTTATTTGGCTCCCTAGAGATCTTCATTCTCGTCCTCATGGCTGTTGACCGCTATGTTGCCATCTGTAAGCCTCTTCACTACACGACCATCATGAGCCGCCAGGTCTGTGGGACGCTGGTGTCCATAGTCTGTGTGGTATCATGTGTGCATTCTTTAGCTCAGATATTTCAGGCATTGAGTTTACCCTTCTGTGGTCCCAATGAGATTGATTACTATTTCCGTGACTTGAAGCCACTGTTGAAACTTGCAATAATAAGACAAACCtatctattttatgaaatattttgccttttgaaatttctataaatttcaaaataaatcatgATGATAAAAATGATTAGTTGAGCCTCTCACTCATTAGTCCAAAAGATTAGTATTAATTGCATTATAATTAAGTTCTTGATTTTAATACAAACACAGACAACTCACTGTGAGATCCAGCTCTGTGACTTCTTAGAAATTACGGTTAGGGATGACTCTTCAGTTCATGACAGGGTCAAATGTTTCTTCATGTTTTTGCCCACCACTTAAGCTTATCTGTTATGTAtacacaactttaaaaaataacttgaagCCTTATGCTTGTCACCATTATGTGACAATGGTGGTTTCTCTATTTTAACCAATTCTCACAGGAAATTATAAGGCAGGTTTCACTTTATTTACAGATGATGAAGCAGCTTCATGAGGTACGAggaaatgaatataaaatgagaggagagacaggagagagagctgGCTTCTTACTTGCTCCTTTCAATTCTTGAATGGATATTTTACCCCCTGCTGCAATAGTTCTTAATGGGTTACCAAATAATTCCGGGATCCCATTTTATAATGATGTTAGGTAAAAGTGAGCTTAAATTAGACCAAGATAAAGGAACAATTTCAAGAGTCCAGTAGCATGCATTTCTTTGTACTTGGAATGTAAGTATGTCATGTATTATTTACATGTTCACTGACAAAATTGGTTATATAAAGTTGTCACCAAAATCATGTGAAATGCAATGAAGTGTTATAAGCATATTCAGAGCAAATTATAAACTAATATTTGTATAAAATGACTATTAGTGAGCTTGTTGATAACATTTTTAGTAACAATATTTGTTAAAAAATTGAGAGATGAAATTAAGTAAGAATAATAGTCAAGgtcatctttttttctgatttctagcATAGAAACATTAACTTCTTTAgtgttatattatataattattaaattgTTATATAATTAgaatcatataatatataattacatctaaatatataaaattgtaaaaataactttaaaaattgtaGAAAATATTGTGATTTaccagaaaatttatttaaatgggattaaataaacaaatacctaTAATAAACTACTACTAGGAGATAGTAGACTTTGTGAATTTATTTGATATTGACATTGAACTTATACATGGTTTTATCCATCATTCCTTTACTTCTAAAATAGATAAATAGCAGCAGCTACATAgaatgtgtatttaaaaatgagGAACAATGTGCAATACATAGAAGAAATACTTTATTATAGCTATTACAATTCTTTCATATATACTGTGAATTATTATGCATTATTTTATAGcaatcatttatttcttcatcaaATAGCTTTGACTATTACCCTGACCTTCTTTATATTCATCAATGAGTCactttaattgtttatttttagttattttagaaaagtaaataaagcaATTTTTTTAGATCCTGGTaatttgtatgaaaaatattGAATCATAACttatctgtatttgtttttttttgcaaagtaaaatatctttATCAAGCAATGTAAAGAAAACTTGACAAATAGTCTAATACCTTAGCTTCCTTATCTGGATTTGATGGAGAATTGaactcatttctgtttctttcaaggCACGACAGTCAGTTTACTATTTTGGTGTCCCGAGTTTCCTCTTAGACTAATGACTTGTTAGTTTTCAAGTTATATTTTCAATTACCTTTTATGGTTTCTTATTTCATAAGCAAGGACAGAAATATTTAGCTTCACATCGGTGGCCATTATTTGATCCTGCAACTACTTGAATCTCTTCACCTCCAGCTTCATTTACAGAAGTTCTTTATATTTATACTCTGTGCAGTCATCTTCATCTAGTCATCCAAGAGTCAGTTTGAATAAGACaaagcataaaaaatattttttgtatgtgaaaaacaacatgaacaaTAGTCAAAAAATGTTACAATTGAGCAGcatttaaatgttaattatgaaaatgccaaaattaaatgaagttgaggatgcattatttttttctggaaatgtgATTAACTATCCAAAGAAGtcaatggaaaagagaaatgtaaCTGAGTTTGTTCTTCTGGGGCTCTCACAGAACCAAAACATGCAGAAAATTGTATTTGCTGTGTTTTTGGTCATCAACATTGTCTCTGTGATTGGAAATTTGCTAATTCTTGTCATCATTACACACAGTCAATTAGTAAGGTCCCCTATGTACTTCTTCCTTGCCTATCTCTCCTTTATTGATGCCTGCTATTCTTCTGTCAATAACCCTAAACTGATTTTTGATTTGCCTCATGTAAAAAAGATTATTCAATTCCATGGATGCATGACCCAAGTCTTTGGAGAGCATTTCTTTGCAGCTGCTGAAGTCATCCTGCTTACTGCAATAGCTTATGATCGCTATGGGCCATCTGCAAGCCCCTGCACTATACAACCATCATGACCAGAGTAGTTTGTAACCTGCTAGTGGGGTGTCATGGATGGGAGGGTTTCTTCATGGAATCATACAAATCCTCTTCATTATTGATTTACCTTTCTGTGGCCCTAATGTCATAGAACACTTTATGTGTGATCTTAACCCTCTGCTTGAACTGGTCTGCACTGATACCCATATTCTGGGGCTCTTTGTTGCTGCCAACAGTGGGTTTATCTGTCTATTAAcatttctacttcttctgggctCCTACACAGTTATCCTGTACTCATTAAGAAACCACAGTGCAGATGGGAGACTCAAAGCCTTCTCCACTTGTATTTCCCACATCACAGTGGTTGTATTATTCTTCTTGCCCTCCATATTTGTATACATGAGACCTGCAACTACTTTACCTATTGATAAGGCAGTTGCTGTGTTCTACAGAATGATAACTCCCATGTTAAACCCTTTAATCTATACCTTGAGAAATGCTCAAATGAAAGATGATATTAGGGAATTGTTAAATAGAAAATTTCATTCAGAAgacaaatatatttctttttaaatctgaaaggaattaaatatacattttagaTGACTTCATTTAGAACATTTATACCATGAAGAATAAAACAGCTGTCATTTATGAGGTGGCCTTGAAGGAAGTAGAAATAAGAACTATAGAATGGAGAAACCTAACACAATCTAGGTTAGGATTATACTACTGTTatagctcttattttttttatctctaatGCCTATTCAGCACTAATTTATTACTCTGTCTCAGCTTAGAAATAAAGGTGACCCACATGGGTTATTCAGGTCAGAATATTCTGATTTCTGTTTCAACTATCATATTCATTATCTAATCATACAAAATAAACCTTTGGAAGTTGAGTATTTGCTACTGGTAGCCTCAGACATGTGGTGATagacatattaatagaaatgggttaaatttatatgtaagagttagccaattaaaagctagagctaagaggccatgcagtgatttaaataatacagtttctatgtgattattttggggctaagtggctgggaactaactagtggcctcctcaCTGCAAGGaatcttctgtttttcttcaagCTCTGTGTTGGATGCCAAATATTGAAGATTGGGTATGGGTTCATGgaaagaagaagcagaggcaCCTTAAGAATGATTTTAACCTTTCCAACTGTAAGGGGAATCAGGCACAGACTGAGACCTTTCCCATAGACAAGGACATTTTTATTGTTATCCAATTTACACCTTTAAAAAGTTGATTTCCATATCCCAAAACATCTTATCTAAGCTTCTCAAAGGGACAATGACAAATGCAAATGTTCCATCAAGGAATGTCATGGTTTGCTAGATTTTTTTCCCAATCCAAATTTTGCATAGATTTTGCACCCCTAGGAAACTTTCAGATAAGACTTCAGAAGGTACTAGAGACAAGGCAGATCAAAACTAGCTGTTAACACTCCTGAGTCAAACCACCTACATAAATCTGCAGAAACACCCAACAACAATGCATTACTATGGACATAATGTTCA comes from the Microtus pennsylvanicus isolate mMicPen1 chromosome 9, mMicPen1.hap1, whole genome shotgun sequence genome and includes:
- the LOC142856843 gene encoding POU domain, class 5, transcription factor 1-like, whose translation is MAYCGPQVGLCLVPQVDLETSQPEDQAGAESYSEGASPEPGTVFPGAVKLEEVEPSPEESQDMKDLQKELEQFAKVLKQKRITLGYTQAEVGLTLDVLFGKVFSQTTISCFEALKLSFKNMCKLRSLLEKWVEEADNKENLHELCKAETWVHAGKRKRTSIENSLRGNLESM